A portion of the Archocentrus centrarchus isolate MPI-CPG fArcCen1 chromosome 19, fArcCen1, whole genome shotgun sequence genome contains these proteins:
- the cdk5rap3 gene encoding CDK5 regulatory subunit-associated protein 3, which translates to MERNIQTLPIDIQTSKLLDWLVDRRHCDLKWQSAVKVIREKINAAIQDMPENEEIKQLLSGSYIHYFHCLRIVEILKGTEASSKNIFGRYSSQRMKDWQEILSLYEADKVYLAELASLLSRNVSYEGPALRRQLAKAQQLQQELSRREVECQSSAADLRERYYAACRQYGITGEHVPRELQALVKDLPAVLDKVGKDAGKLEEQIQFYAAFTNFVCDWSESVLPMLTFAQKRGNTTFYEWRTGKVPTVIERPVVEESLPDTVTEDTIDWGDFGKVSDSLGVSSGITVEDGIDWGISLEPNSEDPGAGTINWGDGPEAPIEIEVVDTGTDCPEGVARGEDALTILENPQSRSQFIDELMELEVFLTQRLSEMGEEADVVAMSQFQQAPSIIQGQSRKHIQEMLSEVQDLLVRLTSLRMQHLFMIHASPRYVERVSEMLRQKMKQADILVLKGATMAEKRQEALQEQSRLEPRVDLLAGRTRELQKLIEADISKRYHNRPVNLMGVHI; encoded by the exons atgGAG CGGAACATTCAGACTCTTCCCATCGACATACAGACCAGCAAACTCTTAG ACTGGCTGGTGGACCGGCGGCACTGCGACCTGAAATGGCAGAGTGCGGTGAAGGTGATCAGGGAGAAGATCAACGCAGCTATCCAGGACATGCCGGAGAACGAGGAGATTAAGCAGCTCCTCTCCGGCTCCT ACATTCACTACTTTCACTGTTTGAGGATCGTGGAGATCCTGAAAGGAACTGAGGCCTCCTCTAAGAACATCTTTGGCAGATACTCTTCACAGAGGATGAAG gACTGGCAGGAGATTCTGTCTCTTTATGAAGCAGATAAAGTCTATTTGG CGGAGTTGGCCAGCCTGCTGAGTCGTAACGTGAGCTACGAAGGCCCGGCTCTGAGGAGGCAGCTGGCCAAAgctcagcagctccagcaggagCTGAGCAGGCGGGAGGTGGAGTGCCAGAGCTCAGCCGCAGACCTGAGGGAACGCTACTATGCTGCCTGCAGACAGTATGGCATCACA GGTGAACATGTGCCTCGAGAGCTTCAGGCTCTGGTGAAGGACTTACCAGCGGTTCTTGACAAAGTCGGGAAGGATGCAGGGAAGCTAGAGGAGCAAATCCAATTTTACGCAGCTTTTACAAACTTTGTCTGTGACTG GTCTGAGTCAGTCCTGCCCATGCTGACATTTGCCCAGAAAAGAGGAAACACAACGTTTTATGAGTGGAGAACGGGGAAAGTCCCCACAGTTATTGAAAGGCCAGTTGTGGAGGAATCACTTCCTGATACAGTCACAGAGGACACG ATCGACTGGGGCGACTTTGGCAAAGTATCAGATTCCCTCGGTGTGAGTTCAGGCATCACAGTTGAGGATGGAATAGACTGGGGAATCAGCCTGGAGCCAAACTCTGAG GACCCCGGGGCAGGCACAATCAACTGGGGTGATGGTCCAGAAGCTCCCATTGAAATTGAAGTTGTGGATACTGGCACAGACT gcccAGAGGGAGTGGCGAGGGGTGAAGATGCTCTGACTATACTGGAAAACCCTCAGTCACGCAGCCAGTTCATTGATGAACTGATGGAG CTGGAGGTGTTCCTGACTCAGCGCCTGAGTGAGATGGGAGAAGAGGCCGATGTGGTAGCTATGAGCCAGTTCCAGCAGGCCCCCTCTATCATCCAAGGCCAAAGCCGCAAACACATCCAGGAGATGCTGTCTGAGGTGCAGGACCTCCTGGTGAGGCTCACCTCTCTCCGGATGCAGCACCTGTTCATGATCCACGCGTCTCCACG gtatGTTGAGCGTGTGTCAGAGATGCtgagacagaaaatgaagcagGCAGACATTCTGGTGCTGAAAGGTGCCACAATGGCAGAGAAGAGGCAGGAAGCCCTGCAGGAGCAGTCCAGGCTGGAGCCTCGTGTTGACCTGCTGGCAGGACGCACCCGGGAACTCCAGAAACTG ATTGAAGCAGACATTTCAAAGCGATACCACAACAGGCCTGTGAACCTGATGGGGGTTCATATTTAG